The following are from one region of the bacterium genome:
- a CDS encoding cache domain-containing protein → MKPTTLKRKIIIAIHSVILILGISFLILAYFVIKNNIIARAQRQVYLDLRAARIVYTAEQDKIKYAFSLLSDNETIDLEEARKKIGIDYLYLVPREKKDTVKSEIAQRAFLGKGIGGTRIIGTEELLSLGEDIYQRTLIEIRETPKAKPSHIKLLNQAMAIEYASPLFDKSGRMSKVIYGGKIINRDFALIDRIHDAVFEKTHYKGKPIGTVTIFQNDVRIATNVLDSQGNRAIGTRVSHTVYEQVIEKGEMWLDRAFVVTDWYLTAYEPIRDINGNIIGILYVGLLEQIFRDIIRNVFIIFLIIIICAAVIAEILSHLLASSISQQLTDMSIATKRIANGDLSIRVQTNGSVKELNSVARDFNEMTEKLAEREQNLKTANEKLSELNKSYLDLIGFVAHELKGILASTILSAYSCLLYTS, encoded by the coding sequence ATGAAACCTACAACACTAAAACGAAAAATAATTATTGCGATTCATAGTGTCATTTTAATCCTGGGAATCTCCTTTCTGATCCTTGCATATTTTGTTATTAAAAATAATATAATTGCACGAGCACAACGTCAGGTATATCTGGATTTACGTGCAGCGCGAATTGTGTATACAGCAGAACAAGACAAAATTAAGTATGCGTTCAGTTTATTGTCCGATAATGAAACTATAGATTTAGAAGAAGCACGAAAGAAAATTGGTATCGATTATCTTTATCTCGTTCCGCGAGAAAAAAAGGATACCGTAAAAAGTGAAATTGCGCAGCGCGCTTTTTTAGGAAAGGGAATTGGTGGAACTCGTATCATCGGAACCGAAGAGTTGCTATCTCTTGGGGAAGATATATACCAACGAACTTTAATAGAAATTCGTGAAACACCAAAAGCTAAACCGAGTCACATTAAGTTATTGAATCAAGCTATGGCAATAGAGTATGCTTCTCCCCTATTCGACAAATCCGGTAGAATGAGCAAAGTTATTTATGGTGGAAAAATCATCAATCGCGATTTTGCATTAATTGACCGCATTCACGACGCAGTGTTTGAAAAAACACACTATAAAGGAAAACCGATTGGAACGGTAACCATATTCCAGAATGATGTCCGAATTGCTACGAATGTTCTTGATAGTCAAGGTAACCGAGCAATAGGGACACGAGTTTCGCATACGGTTTACGAACAGGTAATTGAAAAAGGTGAAATGTGGTTGGATCGAGCTTTTGTCGTTACCGATTGGTATTTAACTGCTTATGAACCGATTCGCGATATCAACGGCAACATTATCGGCATCTTATATGTAGGATTGTTAGAACAAATATTTCGAGATATTATTCGCAATGTTTTTATCATATTTCTCATAATAATAATTTGTGCGGCAGTGATTGCAGAAATACTATCGCATCTTTTAGCGAGTTCTATTTCTCAACAGTTAACCGATATGTCAATTGCGACGAAACGGATAGCTAATGGCGATTTATCAATCCGGGTGCAAACGAACGGGTCGGTCAAAGAATTGAATAGTGTTGCCCGCGATTTTAATGAAATGACGGAAAAACTTGCTGAACGAGAACAGAATCTAAAAACGGCTAATGAAAAACTCAGTGAGTTGAATAAAAGTTATCTTGATTTAATCGGGTTTGTAGCGCATGAGTTGAAAGGGATTCTCGCTTCAACAATATTGAGTGCATATTCCTGTCTCTTATACACATCT
- the hydF gene encoding [FeFe] hydrogenase H-cluster maturation GTPase HydF, translating to MRTTPKSLRLHIGIFGRTNVGKSSFLNMIAGQEVAITSPVPGTTTDVVEKTMELLPIGPIVLLDTAGLDDVSPLGQLRIRKTNTIFARSDIIALIIEPEIWTEFEESIVREANHQNVPLIIVINKIDINACSESFLAKMQAITPHVICCSSIDATQREHNVNAFKKHLIQLCPEDYLSPTALVEDVVPPQGVAVLIIPIDKEAPKGRIILPQVQTIRAVLDSHGAAIVVKESEYQQILERVALVPDIVICDSQVVLKMVTETPNNVRCTTFSILFSRYKGDLIELAKGVCAVAQLQPGDNILIAEACSHHAIEDDIGRVKLPRWLNQYVGGELQITVCSGRDFPSDLSKYKLIIHCGACMITRKEMLFRIHQANEARIPITNYGICIAFVQGVLDRVLAPFPAAVTAYRNEMSKIEQEKNQNRDLALMYNQ from the coding sequence ATGCGAACCACGCCAAAATCATTACGTTTACATATAGGAATTTTTGGGAGAACTAATGTTGGAAAGTCTAGTTTTCTCAATATGATTGCGGGACAGGAGGTAGCGATCACTTCTCCGGTACCAGGAACGACGACTGATGTAGTGGAAAAAACCATGGAACTACTTCCGATTGGTCCTATCGTTTTGCTAGATACAGCTGGATTGGATGATGTTTCACCGTTAGGGCAGTTGCGAATCAGAAAAACGAATACAATCTTTGCTCGGTCAGATATTATTGCACTTATCATTGAACCGGAAATATGGACTGAATTTGAAGAGAGTATTGTTCGTGAAGCTAACCATCAGAATGTTCCTTTAATTATCGTTATAAACAAAATCGATATCAACGCTTGTTCCGAATCGTTTTTAGCTAAAATGCAAGCCATTACACCTCATGTAATCTGTTGTTCTAGCATAGATGCAACACAACGAGAACACAATGTTAATGCATTTAAAAAACACTTGATTCAACTTTGTCCGGAAGACTATTTAAGCCCAACAGCTTTAGTCGAAGATGTTGTTCCGCCGCAAGGGGTAGCAGTGTTAATTATACCGATTGATAAAGAAGCGCCGAAAGGAAGAATTATCCTTCCGCAAGTGCAAACTATCCGTGCCGTTTTAGATAGTCATGGAGCTGCAATTGTAGTTAAAGAAAGCGAATACCAGCAAATTCTGGAAAGAGTAGCCTTGGTTCCGGATATTGTGATTTGCGATTCACAAGTCGTATTAAAAATGGTAACCGAGACACCGAATAATGTTAGATGTACAACATTTTCGATTTTATTCTCACGGTATAAAGGGGATTTAATTGAATTGGCAAAAGGAGTTTGCGCTGTTGCTCAATTACAGCCTGGAGATAACATTCTCATAGCAGAAGCGTGTAGTCATCATGCAATCGAAGATGATATCGGGCGGGTTAAACTCCCACGATGGTTGAACCAATATGTCGGTGGAGAGTTACAGATAACGGTTTGTTCCGGAAGAGATTTTCCGTCGGATTTAAGCAAATATAAATTAATTATCCATTGCGGAGCATGTATGATAACCCGAAAAGAGATGCTTTTTCGGATACATCAGGCGAATGAAGCCAGAATACCTATAACCAACTATGGCATCTGCATTGCTTTTGTGCAGGGCGTTCTCGACCGGGTTCTTGCTCCTTTTCCTGCAGCGGTAACTGCATATAGAAATGAAATGAGCAAAATCGAGCAGGAGAAAAACCAAAACCGGGATTTAGCGTTAATGTATAATCAATAA
- a CDS encoding redox-sensing transcriptional repressor Rex codes for MSINKNAIIRLSRYKNALYRLKLLGFVKVFSDNLADAVGVKPSQVRKDFSLFGISGNKRGGYIIDELITKLNTILGKDEIQKVVIIGAGHIGTALMKYKGFEKEGIKIVAAFDIDPAKYNRNAEVPVLPLDELKDCVHKHNIKIAIIAVPDIAAQQTVDLLLNAGIKGILNFAPIRLRAPEDCVINNVNLEVELENVIYFVNALSKPSTHRY; via the coding sequence ATGTCGATAAATAAAAATGCGATTATTCGGTTATCCCGATATAAAAATGCGTTATATCGGTTAAAATTGCTCGGATTCGTTAAGGTTTTTTCCGATAATCTTGCAGATGCGGTAGGCGTTAAACCATCGCAGGTGCGAAAAGATTTTTCGTTATTTGGTATTTCCGGCAACAAACGCGGCGGGTATATTATTGATGAATTAATTACTAAACTTAACACCATTCTTGGGAAAGATGAAATTCAAAAAGTAGTCATTATCGGTGCGGGACATATCGGGACCGCATTAATGAAATATAAAGGATTTGAAAAAGAAGGCATAAAAATTGTCGCAGCATTTGATATAGATCCAGCGAAATATAATCGTAACGCAGAAGTTCCTGTGTTGCCCTTGGACGAATTAAAAGATTGTGTTCACAAGCATAACATTAAAATTGCTATTATTGCTGTTCCGGATATTGCAGCGCAGCAAACCGTAGATTTGCTATTGAATGCCGGAATTAAAGGAATCCTTAACTTTGCCCCGATACGACTGCGCGCTCCTGAAGACTGTGTCATTAATAACGTTAATCTTGAAGTTGAATTAGAAAATGTGATTTATTTTGTTAACGCATTAAGCAAACCATCTACACATCGATATTGA
- a CDS encoding glycoside hydrolase family 76 protein has translation MRLRIFMTILLLPSLYYFYSFSSGQKSGKILLYNRYADIALDALFNNFWNKSEQYFNAHYPDTGKLSGYWTFAQAFDAVLDGIERTKSKRDDKWINTLYLAQDKRGWFVEYFDDENWMVLVLIRAYDVTGDKKYLKQAQKIYSDIITNGWDTTCMHGGIWWDRKHTQKATAINAGAVISGSRLYQRTNEVQYLDFAKQVYAYWFTTMVNPTTFQVCDHFEPNGKKFWWKFTYNEGLMLGASLELYSVTGDNSYFHQSHSFAKFILDQETIETKYGKVLFDGTNEDCTGDAQQFKGIAYRYFALLYQQDTSNHEYFKFLKSNADAIWHLSRNRKTHLFAVNWAGPPMNQSSLAQHSSATMTLNIFAKLLQKQLEKSLLTSENIFKPIDLRLAE, from the coding sequence ATGCGCTTGCGTATTTTTATGACTATCCTATTATTACCTAGCCTTTACTATTTTTATTCATTTTCATCGGGACAGAAATCCGGAAAGATATTATTATATAATCGGTATGCGGATATAGCACTCGATGCACTTTTCAATAATTTTTGGAATAAATCAGAACAGTATTTTAATGCTCACTATCCTGATACAGGTAAACTTTCTGGATATTGGACCTTTGCGCAAGCATTCGATGCGGTTCTCGATGGCATCGAACGAACGAAAAGTAAACGAGACGATAAATGGATTAATACACTCTACCTTGCACAGGATAAACGCGGGTGGTTCGTTGAATATTTTGATGATGAAAATTGGATGGTGTTAGTTCTGATTCGCGCGTATGATGTAACCGGAGATAAAAAATATCTAAAGCAAGCGCAAAAGATTTATTCTGATATCATCACAAATGGTTGGGATACGACGTGTATGCATGGCGGAATCTGGTGGGATAGAAAACATACCCAGAAAGCTACTGCGATTAATGCTGGAGCAGTTATATCTGGGAGCCGACTTTATCAGAGAACGAATGAAGTACAATATCTTGATTTTGCTAAACAGGTCTATGCATATTGGTTTACCACAATGGTCAATCCCACAACATTTCAGGTTTGCGATCATTTCGAACCTAATGGGAAAAAGTTCTGGTGGAAGTTTACCTACAACGAAGGATTAATGCTTGGAGCTAGTTTAGAATTATATTCTGTTACCGGAGATAACTCTTATTTTCACCAATCTCATTCTTTTGCAAAATTTATTCTTGACCAAGAAACTATTGAAACAAAATATGGTAAAGTATTATTCGATGGAACGAATGAAGATTGTACTGGCGATGCCCAGCAGTTTAAAGGAATCGCATATCGCTATTTTGCGCTTTTATATCAACAAGATACCAGCAATCACGAATATTTTAAATTTCTTAAATCCAATGCGGACGCAATCTGGCATTTATCCCGTAACCGGAAAACGCATTTATTCGCAGTCAACTGGGCGGGACCTCCGATGAACCAATCTTCACTTGCGCAACATAGTTCCGCTACAATGACCCTAAATATTTTTGCTAAATTACTTCAAAAACAATTAGAGAAATCTCTTCTCACCAGCGAAAATATTTTCAAACCGATTGATTTGCGATTAGCAGAATAA